TTCGGCTCACTCAGATCGCAGTGGTAAATAATACCTTGGTACCACACAGATTAGAGGTTGTTGTATATAAATGACGGTTTACATTTAGTGAAACACAGACTACTTACattgtaaattattattcaattaTTCATTACTATGAGCCATcttcattatttaatttaaagcaaaagTAATGTGAATTACAGAATCCGTCCTCTCTGCTCtccattgcttttcttttattttcaaattacaacaaataagAATGCTAATAAATGGACTAATAAAGTAGAAATCATTGCTTTTCTCTGATCAGAAGAGCAAGCCTCACTTAAAACGGTTCCAGGGGGTGAGTCACGGTAGGCTTCCACCGCGCACCTCTCCACATGTGTTAGTGCACATTCATAAGAAAATCAGTGAAAAAATGCTGCCCACCACAATTTTAATGCTTCTTGTTTATGTATTTCCTATGAAAAATAGAAGTAGATGTTGTACTTTCTGTAGAAAAATGGCACTTGGAGGTGAAAGATGTATTACgttaattttgtgtgttttctttaacatGATCATGATGCATGATCGTTAGAATCAAGTCAAtcgaaacaaaaaaaacaaactttgcttGTCAAAAAGGCCACAAATCCCCCTGTTCCAGTTTTACAATTGTGAGGACTTCCTGCTATTCTCCAGGACGTCTAGACAACCAACAttgggcatttttttttaaattttctgacttttttttttttccccttttggcTTATcgtgtgagttcagggtcgccacagcggatcattgtccgcatgttgatttggcaaagtttttaccctgcctgacgcaaccctccccgatttctacGGGGATTGGAACCGGCATTggacagctggggagggggatgggctcttgggggttcagtgtcttgcccagagagagacactttgacatatagccaggaccggggatcaaaccactgacctgtGGTCAACTGTCTTTACCAACAGCCGCCTCCTACTGACATCAAAAGCCTAACTGGTATTAAAAGTAATGATTTGTTGCAACTCTAATTACTTTAGTATGATTTTGTGTGCACATGGCAACTGTTTGAGTAGATCTGTTTATTACCAAATTAGCACTATTATTCtgtacctctttttttttttttagatgttattTTACATGATTTTTACTACTATTAGACATTAAAACAATGACACAATTACCTGGTGTGGTGAAGGATGTAAACTTGTAGAAGAAGTCAGAGTGCTTCTTTTTACAGCTCACACCAGCCACTGTGCCAACATCCAGTGGCAGGTCCCTGACCAGCTGCCCCGTGGACAACTCATACACCTGCAGGATGTCCTTCACGTCATGGACATAATTGACCAGCAGGTGGTGCTGGTTCACACAGGAGACAAAACCTGCAGAAGGATAGAAAGTGAACAAGACGGCATGcggctgtttttttaaaaccctgttCAAGGGAGAATGGCTGGCTTGCTCTGTTCCATAAGATATATCGTTTTTTTTTCGTTGATTTATCTTGATGATCACAAATCATCCTGTACCTGCAACCTGGAATGCAGCCAAGTATAACTGCTATGGACCAAACATGACCAAACAGATGAGTTCAGTTGATTGGGACATGAATGTACAGATGCACCGATTCGATGCAGGTGTATATATAGGGTGTGAATCATTATACTGTAAGCTCATAAAAAAGTCACCAGACAGACTGTATATGCCGTTAGACTAATATCCCGGCAATGCAGCAGTGCAGCTTCCCTCTCTTGGTTTCTGTGTATAATAAACACCACAACCTCGATTCATGTATGACTGTTGACTTTGGGTGATGTCAGCAACAAGACAAGGACAACAGAGGGTAAACTGATGAATCAGGGATGTGGTATCAGTGGTATTATACCAAATAGCACGATGTCCACGACAAACACCAAGAAGACTCACTTTGTAAAACGCAGTCATATAATAGAACTAATATTCTAATATTATGATATTAGATGCGCTGGCTTCAAAACTATTCTGTTATCCTTTTAGAGAAAAAATCAAGACAGTCACACTCACTGGCCATGTACTATTGAATTGTTATATTAAAACACAAGTTGGTAAAATAACACAAGCGCTATAAAAGCAATGGAATGCCATAATATTATCAGACATAACTATCAACTCCCTGCCGTGGATTGCAAGCAAGTAACGACTAGTTGATCCACGGCaacaactgtgtgtttttgctgtaccCAGGTAGGATTCGCATACAAAGAGTAAATTGAAAAACTCCAGTTGTCCAACTATCACAAGTTGGCCCTTGTCACAAGTTGCTCAGATCTTTATTCTACCTCTAAAACATTAACTTCAAGAACTGACTGGTTATTAGCCAATAAATCCTTTCTCTTGACATGCTATGCTACTGTTGATCGCCTGTCAAAACATAAGTCCACACACAAGTTAGCCATGtcaataaacacattaatactTGCATCATAATCAtgttagaaacatttttatgcaTCACTTATACATGTTAAATAGAGGAACTTCAACAAATTCACTCAAACATTCactttacacactttttttacaGTGGTGCTTGaaacctttaatattttttcctctctctgcctaAAGATGACTTAAAGCATGACCATATTTTTATGCAAGCACCAAAGCATAAGGGAACCCAATTAAACCAAGaagacattatttatttattgtgaaaaaaatgagCTGATCtcaaatgtttctgtgtggtAAAGTAGGTAAGAACGACCAGTTATTATGAGTTAAGTTAGAGTCAGATGAAGTTAGAGTCAGATGTTTCTATCCGTCAGAATCTGGGAGGCCCTGCCTTGTTTCGAATAAAAATGTGGGTCTTAACTATCAGAGTTTGATCTTGAcaacagaaatgtagaaatgtgcCATGGTTCAAACAAAGGAGCTGCCTCAAGACCTTGGAAGAGTTGAAGCCCAGTAGCCTGGAAAAGAATTACCAAAGAGTTCGGACTCTTCATCTACAGTCAGGCAGAGTTTGTACAAAAAAATCATCCAAGGAGTGGTCGACTAACAAAGATCACAAATATCAAAGTGtcattacaaaagtaaaagctcAACAGAAAGTGCTGGCACCATGCCGCAAgacaacaaacataaacacacaagtcGTTTTGCCAGTACAGTAAGATAGTTAAAGATAAATAACTTTTGTGTTTTGGAAGATTATAGGCAAAGCTTATTTCACTCGAAGGACCTTAAACCatggtgataaaaaaaaaaagtgctgataaatatttatttgccgTCGCATTTGTACTGAATGcgcatgtgtgtatgcacacTTCTCAGCAGAAGTGTGAACTCACACTGTACATTTCATTGATATCTAGGCACAATTACCGTCATTTGAATGGCCCacgtacaaaaaaataaataaatagagaaaGAAATTGACAAACTGCTTATGGACAAAGTTTCACTTTTTGAGCAGAGTTCCCTCTGACGAAGGTCTTTAACCGCTAGAACAGTACTTCCCAGTTGCTGTGGTTATCTGTCACCGAAACAAGACAGCAATTCAGTGAAAAGATGTTTTGCAAGTCTTCGAGGTTTGAATTGTGGAACTACAATTCCCCGTATAAGCCCTTTACGTATTTGTAAAGGTTCGCAGAGTTTCTACACACTCCAACACAAGCCCACGGCTGTCATGCCAAACAAGGCCTGTGCTACAAATCACCAAAATTACTCTATGTGAACCTCCCTTCTTCTGTGGAGAACTGATTCATTATAGGTCAACTACACAACTAGCAACAAGGTCAATAGTATATTCTATTAAAATTTCCATTAGGTCTCACCGAGGACATCCTTGTCATGTTGTGGTATGAGGGTAGTCCAGTGCTCTCTCTCAGGTTTCTGGATGTCAATATTCATGAGACAGTACCGAGGGGTCTCCAAGTTGGAACGGAAAGTGAATACAGTTCCCTCGTTGGTGACATAAGAGTACTGGGCGTCAAAGTTGTCCACAAGTTTGACCCATGGCAACAGGCCTGGAAGACAAAGATGAACAAAGCtacatggaaaaaacaaaatacagaaatggtTTatcatgtatgtttttatttatcagtaACCCTTGTGAACggatatcaataaaaaaaactaaaaaaaaaacgaggCCCACCAGTCCACCTACTGTACACAGAATTTCACAATACTGGTGCTCTGAAAGTGACAAAATCCTCTTTGTTgggaagaattttttttttcaaaacacaaaaataggccACAAAGTGAATTTTGAAATCTCAAAATCTGATGCAGTAACAGTTGAGTCACTGCATTTGGCAGTACTCACTCTACTGCTGCTAAAGCACTGTTATTTTGTGCTATGGAGCTTTCGGCAGTGCAGAGAAGCTGGTGTGTTTTTGAACGATCCACATGGGAGATCACGTCTGTAGTTCTAATCCAACTCAACAACTATTAAAGCAGCACACGCTCTCATGCTAATGCTACACTAATGCCATTAAAAGAGTCACGGTAATCAGTGCAATGTAAAAAACTACTGTGATAATTAATAAGTTGCTTCAATCATTTTTTCAAGTCACCACCCTAATATAACTAAGAAAACTGCCTTCCAATGAAAAATGGCTGCACCAATTAATATGTCTCAGCTGGCAACAAGTAATTATCCCAAACTCATATAATGAGTAGCTAACATCCTGAATTACTGAATGACGTTCAGCATATTCCGTTCTCCCTGATTGCACGGGCATGTTACAAGACGACAATGCCAGGATTCACTGGGCTCATGTTGTGAAAGGAGTGGGTCATGGAGTGTGAGACATCATTTTCACACCTGGACTGGCCACCTTAACCCCACTGAGAATGATTGCGACATGCTAGTGAAGACTTGCAGTGGTAAATAATACAAGATCTTGGTGAAAAACTGATGCAACtctgtggaaaaataaatgatgtgacATTGTATGAGCTCATCAAAATAATCAACTGTAATCAATGCTAAGGGCGATCTAACGAAATGGTACAGGGTGGGACTTTTTCGTTAGTAGGCAATGTACTTTTACATTCATACTTTCCAAACAAAGTAAGaaggttttaaaaaagcaaatgtgatAACTGCTTGGTGCACAGTATGTGGACAGGTCAATGCTGGTGGTGCCGGCGCAAACCTGTGATGCCATTGGGGAGCTGCTGAAGGTCACAGTACCACAGCTGGTTGACTGGCTCACATCCCTCGGTGATGGACAAAACAGCATACCTACCATCATCCGATATCTgggaagacagagaagaagaaaaagaaagacagaaagacaaggaGAAAAGCAAATAGCTCATGTTAAACTTTATTGAACCATCACTACCAACGTGTGGTTATAATCTGTGATAAACAATGACTGCAGATTTACAGTTACTGAGCTGTGCCACTTTGGATGGTCGGGAAACTCAGCAACCAGAATATCTTCTGACTGTTTGGTGCCAATGACATGGTAGTAGAGCTTCTGATTCATGTTACTAGTGGTCTCTGTGCCTTTAGCGAAAAAGACATTTGTAAAtctttgtgtgtgaaatgtATCAAAGACTGCGCGGGTGGCGTTTCTGCCTTACCATCTGTTTTCCCTTCCTGGCGCGGGTAGCAGTTGTAAAAGATGCCCTTAGCATCGTGAGTCCAGGCCAGGCAGCTAAATTTAACCCGCTCCAGTACATCAGGCAGGGGGGTGAGATCATCGGCTTTTATAAATTGCACTGTTACCCAGTCTGAGCCACTGCTACTCAAACCATAAGCAAAGTATTCACATTCCTCCGACAGTCGGCCCACTGGATAGAGGGGGAAAGGGAAGGGAAAGAAGAGAGGTTGTCAGCACtgtaaaccttttttaaaatgatctgtgTATAAATGTACTGCAGTTTGGCTCactcttcagtgccactgtgcCATCTTCAGAGAGTTTATTTGGGTCAAAGAAGACAGTGGCAGGTGCATCCAGAGAGTCCTGCACATATAGCACGTCCTGGTTCTGGAGGCCTTTGTTGTGAAAGTAAAAatacctaaaaaaataaaagcatgtttgtGACCTGCGGTTTAAATGATTCCCGCTTATGAAAGCTGTCTTTTTCCAGTCTGTTCTGTTCAATTTCAAATCGTACCTCTTGCCTCTCTTGTAAGGGCAGCTGAATTTGGGATAGTCATAGAGTTCCGTGAGGCGCTGGTGAAACTGAGCCCGGACAGCACACTGCTCCAGGTATGGCATGGTCAGTTTGTTCTGCTCTTCCACAAAGGCCTGAGATGCAAAAAGGGAGGAGAGTCAGAGTGAAAACATGGAGCGTTCTTAGTGGAAACACAGCTGCAGCTTTCTGCAAGAGATCTTCACATACCTTTGTTTCAGCACAATCCGGGTCTTCCAGCCATGCGTACGGGTCACACATCTTCCTTCCATGGTAGTCATCTACCTGTTGCACAGATATACCAGTTAAACAGGAaggaacatacacacacacacacacacacacacacacacacaaagatgaagTTTGATCCGTGGCATTCAGACTTGATTTTCTTGATCTTTTGTAAAACTGTGGTTACAACTTCCATTCCAAAACAAATTTAAGTGGAACTGAAGAGCATCTTCACCTGTAACTGTCTACTCTGGAATTATGATTTTGGCTGCTCAACTtgttgtttgtcagtgttgGAATGTGCGGTGTTACTTTTGACACACCAACCTGCACAAATGGGCAGTCAAGtccttctctctcacacactcacacagagtaCGTCTCAACTGAACGACTGGTCAGTGTTGTAGTTCTTGCTGTTTCCAGTAATTGTACAGAGAAATATTAGCGAGTAGTTTTCtattaatgtaaaatgacaTGTTAACAACCTTTCGTTTAGCATTAAGTTTGGACATTAACATGCTTAAAAATCATTAATAGTCTTGGTATATTAGCCCTTCGAAGAAAAACAGCCTGCAACATTTTCCACTAAGACATCGAAGTCCATCCAGTTGCCCACACTGCTGTGACTTCTGgcgaaaaaatgaaaaaaaaaaaaaaacaatttctctaCTGGCAAAGGACATATCCTCAGGACATTTGGCTTATTATGAAATGAGACGTGTGCCACTTCCAGAGAAACACTACATAAGGATTCCTGAGAATTTCACCTTGGCTTGGAATCACTTAAAAGACAATAAAGTTGAGACTGTTGAGACTGTTTCTAAGGTAACTGTTGAGACTGCAGTGGGTTCAGTCATATTCACATATTCATTTTTCTGGTTGGTTTGGCAAACAATTATGAATTGGTACCTTGTCATTATCCTATGATTGTTTTGCATGCGTGGGTGTATATTTTTATCTTTCCACTAAGCAGAAAAACAGCATATGCGTGATCTACAATACTTAAATGAGTTTATTACACCTTTAAAATTTTGACAGGTGCTCGCCCTGTATACAGTCAGTGAGTCACTCAGTGCACTTTACATGCACTTACTGTAAGTAGCCAGGTTGCagtcgttttgttttttttccacatgtgCATAActaaaggctgcagacagggcAAGCAGTTACGAGgaagactttatttaaaatgggcGTCCTCCCAAAGTCCAACTGAAACCGACACACAAATTGCCTTGAAGTAGTCAAAGTAAGTCGCTTTGTCCCACAGAGTTTTTTTGTCCCCCAGACAGTTGTGTATCAgctgtcttttcctctttctcactGTGCTTTCACTctgaaaagacacaaattcAGCAAAAAAACGCTTTTGTCTGCTGCTATTTGAATATgaggatttccagtaaccaggatttttaagtgcatgtaaatctGCTCTCTAACATGGTTACTTATGTGCGTGTGAAGCAGTGAATGTGAGGGTTTACTccacatacactatattgccaaaagtattcgctcacccatccaaataaatgaattcaggtgcacaaagcaaggtccataaagacatggatgagtgagtttggtgtcgaagaacttgactggcctgcacagagtcctgacctcaacccgatagaacacctttgggatgaattagagcgaagactgcgagcactgtgtatgatgtatttcataaacacactcctaaacctcgtggaaagccttcccagaagagatgaagctgttatagctgcaaagggtgggccgacgtcatattaaaccctatggattaagaatgggatgtaactaaagttcatatgggtgtaaaggcaggtgagcgaatacttttggcaatatagtgtatttaaAGATTTATGAAACACTTTCCTTTGTTGCATTACATCGTCAAACCAATCTTCAATGCTGCATCAGCAATTCAGGAAATGTATGTtcagtttttaatctttaaaaccCATTCATTAATAGGGCTGGGTACCAGCAAACctctaaaaactaaataattccAATCTTACATGACGGTGAAAACGGGTTAGCGTAAAAATGCCAAGGTAACACATAAAGATAGCatagttattttctttttgtttatttttttttctttttgttgtattgtttatGCAGTCTTCAAACCTACTCATTAAAATAGTGACACTGGTGTGTCAATTGCCAGCACaacaatattttgtaatttgcaaAATGGCAagttccaaaaaataaaaaccccacCCAAAGCCGAGGACACTAAATGTCAATGTTTCTATACTTCTGGGAATAATGCATCCAGCCGGTGAATCATCAGCCTTTTTTACAGTAAGGAGTCAGTTTTATCATTGGTGGTTATTTTAAAGAGCATCATATTTCCAAACAAAATTTCCCAAATTTTTTCAAGTCAGGATTATCTGTTTTGTACAGTCTTAATCGCAGGTGTCatcttctgtttttatgtatcattcagtccctccaggatttcgAGAATGTTTTTGCAATTGTTGCAGCCTATAGTGGCTGATTTTGCGACAGGCTTTCTGTTGCCATTGCAACACTTAATGCAACATTGAGCTCACAGGAAGGAGttgctttgctgcatttgccaTTGGGTGCTTTGAATCTATGCAGTGCATGTATATCTTAGTCTAGCTGCTGAAAATCTGCAGATGTCCCAGAGAATTTCCGTTGCTGTCACACCAGCTCGTAGtccaacatttttttcacttgcCACTTGTAAAATGCATCTATACCTAAGGGGTGTCATTTACACCATTTGTGCATTTGGTATTGCTGATTTTGACACGTTTAGTTACAGTACAGAGAGTTCTGAACGTTAGCACCAGAGCTGCAGTGTTGCTGTTGGCTGGCTGAGGCTCAGCCCCTGACTTGTGTTAATGAGCAGCTGTTTTCCATAAAGCTCAACTGggcttcagaaaaaaaatatctgcagaagttttcattcacaaaacctaaataaaaagcaatttcaaactaaaaaagcATCCACTGAACACATAAAACCACAGTGGACATTTTTGCAATTTATCATCTGTCATTTTTAAGCAATAATGTTTCAAAACCCCTTAACTTTTTCTTCTCAAATAGGAAATATTTTCTTGTCTTGTATAATAAGCTGTTAAATAGAATATGTTGTGGTATTTTAAGCAATTTCCGCAAATCAGTTTTGGCCCTGCAAATTGATGAAGACCATTTGTGCACTAATGtcgggcggctgtagctcagttggtaaaggcagttatccacagaccacaggtcagtggtttgatcccggctatatgttgaaatgtctctgggcaagacactgactaATGTCTTGTCTATTTGtgataaaaactgtttcaaaataattgaccgttttaaaaaaaaaagaactgaaacCTGAAATTATTTTCTCTGCTAAAcccaaataatttttaaaatagatgGATGCTTCTCCACTTCTTGCTGGAAATGTGTTAATCCATCATTAGGGACAAAACGTGGAGTAAAATATATTagatcatttgttttattttttgtggagTAGGGTCGTGCTGGTGCTGATGGGACTCATAAAAGAAGAGCAAGACTAAAAATGCTGGCTGCACACAAGCGGCTACAGGAAAACTGGCGAAGAAACTCAACGAGCACGGCCGGTAAATCCGGTAGCATGTGATTTTGTCTGGGTGTTAAGTTACTTCACCTCAAGTTCCTGTCACATTCCTCTAAGAACCGACACTTTGGCTAACCACAGCATCCCACTCGAAACACTTGTGTTCTGCTGGGTTCAAAGTTTTGATTTTGATTCTTCGCTCATTGCCTCCCCACCCATATGACTTGTCTTTCTCTTCCTGGTCTTGTGTTTCCTACTTTGGCCGCTGCACCATAACGTCTCGCCgaatgacagacagaaaagaacagagaagcTAAGCAGGACTTTAGCACTGACCTTGCTCTCATCTCTTCGGGCAACCGGGTACTTAAACGTCATGGCGGGGTCTCCTTAAGTTTTCCTCTGGGACACAACtttgtttgggttttctttctctctcgctctctctctctttttttttttttttaattgttctggATGCAGCGTCTCAATCAAATCGAGGGAGCCtggaagtgaaagtgaaagcaTTTTTTCACACGACGCAGGCACGTTTGTACAAGCCGCCTGGATTTGTTCTTTGCACCGGCAGTGACGTATCATCCAGGGCAAGTGACGACATACGCACAACGGTAGTCGGCCACATATATGAAAGTACCTCGAGACCATTTGCCCCTTTTCTCATTACGTCAGAAATAAGTAGCTGGAACGAaaatttattataaattaattaaaacaaaaaaccaagacaaaacaaaaacccatttAAGGACATATAATAACCAAAGACCACGGACTGACTGATATTCAccataaaatgaatgaggacaaaaagtgtgtttgcatcCATGCACTGACAATGGACAAGTAAGAGGAAGTTGTGCGTTGATAtgcaccgatcaggcataacattatgaccgcctgtgcaatttattccaatccaatacagtggccgccctatttaaaatgaaaatggtgaCCAAAGCagtagaaccacctcttcttataatgcactccagtacaactccactaccccCTTTGGCCTCAATAATAAGCAATGAGTAGAATTAtcagctttctgacagtttcaacctaaaaactgaggaattataaccttgtaaatatagaattcatggcagagccactgtattggattacattacatttgcacaggttgtcataatgttatgcctgattggtgtaagCTGCAGGCTGGAGGTCATACACTGATCACTTACAGAAGTGATGCTCAATTGTTTAGAATCTATTTGGGTGGGCCCAGAGGAAGGGGCAGGCTGGTAATGGTCACTCTCAACATATCTTTTCCCACCTCTTGTGTCAGCCCCCCTCCAGAGTGCAGATTATTTCCGCAAGGGATGTTTTTACCTCCCCTTAActgtttattgctttttgtttaagAGTGAAAATTTGTAGTATACAGGATTTTTGGCATTTCTTACActgaacaaacatttaataaacacattatttttttatagacgcacagatcaacggctttcggcttgtccctttaggggtcgccacagcggaacatgtcccgcacgttgatttggcatgtgtttttacgccggatgcccttcctaccgcaaccctcccattttggtCCGGGCTCGGGACAGGcgccaaggttgcccttggaaCCCGTGCTCTGCTATTGAGCCAACAGGCCCCCTAATCTA
The nucleotide sequence above comes from Channa argus isolate prfri chromosome 1, Channa argus male v1.0, whole genome shotgun sequence. Encoded proteins:
- the LOC137122998 gene encoding prolyl endopeptidase-like isoform X1; its protein translation is MTFKYPVARRDESKVDDYHGRKMCDPYAWLEDPDCAETKAFVEEQNKLTMPYLEQCAVRAQFHQRLTELYDYPKFSCPYKRGKRYFYFHNKGLQNQDVLYVQDSLDAPATVFFDPNKLSEDGTVALKMGRLSEECEYFAYGLSSSGSDWVTVQFIKADDLTPLPDVLERVKFSCLAWTHDAKGIFYNCYPRQEGKTDGTETTSNMNQKLYYHVIGTKQSEDILVAEFPDHPKWHSSVTISDDGRYAVLSITEGCEPVNQLWYCDLQQLPNGITGLLPWVKLVDNFDAQYSYVTNEGTVFTFRSNLETPRYCLMNIDIQKPEREHWTTLIPQHDKDVLGFVSCVNQHHLLVNYVHDVKDILQVYELSTGQLVRDLPLDVGTVAGVSCKKKHSDFFYKFTSFTTPGIIYHCDLSEPNPEPKVFREVEVKGIRQEDYQTTQVFYPSKDGTKIPMFLVHSKGLKKDGTHPVFLYGYGGFESSIQPHYNVAYLLYVRHLGGILAVANIRGGGEYGLTWHKAGALGNKQNCFDDFQSAAEYLIQEKYTTASRIAINGASNGGLLVAACVNQRPDLFGCAVAEVGVMDMLKFHKFTIGHAWTTDYGCSDDPEQFKWLIKYSPLHNLPQPPYSGPPYPAVLLLTADHDDRVVPLHTLKYCAALQYGVGSSAVQRQPLMVRVDTRSGHGAGKPTAKAILEDTHIFSFIAETLGLSWRE
- the LOC137122998 gene encoding prolyl endopeptidase-like isoform X2; this encodes MCDPYAWLEDPDCAETKAFVEEQNKLTMPYLEQCAVRAQFHQRLTELYDYPKFSCPYKRGKRYFYFHNKGLQNQDVLYVQDSLDAPATVFFDPNKLSEDGTVALKMGRLSEECEYFAYGLSSSGSDWVTVQFIKADDLTPLPDVLERVKFSCLAWTHDAKGIFYNCYPRQEGKTDGTETTSNMNQKLYYHVIGTKQSEDILVAEFPDHPKWHSSVTISDDGRYAVLSITEGCEPVNQLWYCDLQQLPNGITGLLPWVKLVDNFDAQYSYVTNEGTVFTFRSNLETPRYCLMNIDIQKPEREHWTTLIPQHDKDVLGFVSCVNQHHLLVNYVHDVKDILQVYELSTGQLVRDLPLDVGTVAGVSCKKKHSDFFYKFTSFTTPGIIYHCDLSEPNPEPKVFREVEVKGIRQEDYQTTQVFYPSKDGTKIPMFLVHSKGLKKDGTHPVFLYGYGGFESSIQPHYNVAYLLYVRHLGGILAVANIRGGGEYGLTWHKAGALGNKQNCFDDFQSAAEYLIQEKYTTASRIAINGASNGGLLVAACVNQRPDLFGCAVAEVGVMDMLKFHKFTIGHAWTTDYGCSDDPEQFKWLIKYSPLHNLPQPPYSGPPYPAVLLLTADHDDRVVPLHTLKYCAALQYGVGSSAVQRQPLMVRVDTRSGHGAGKPTAKAILEDTHIFSFIAETLGLSWRE